From Companilactobacillus heilongjiangensis, one genomic window encodes:
- a CDS encoding MerR family transcriptional regulator, which produces MAYSIGEVAEKTGLSSYTLRYYDKEGLMPFVHRGNGGRREFTDDDMDFVDLIACLKETGMSLKEIREFINMSMAGNDTLQARLEMFKRQRDEVMKQIEQSQRYLKKLDYKVKYFEAACNNGSEDGLENFCGTLKATSKACQSMNN; this is translated from the coding sequence ATGGCTTATTCAATTGGAGAAGTGGCAGAGAAGACTGGTCTTTCCAGCTACACACTACGTTATTACGATAAAGAGGGTTTAATGCCATTTGTACATCGTGGGAATGGTGGTCGCCGTGAATTTACTGACGATGATATGGACTTTGTAGATTTGATTGCGTGTTTGAAAGAAACAGGGATGTCCCTGAAGGAAATCCGTGAGTTTATCAACATGTCGATGGCAGGTAATGATACTTTGCAGGCGAGATTGGAAATGTTTAAGCGTCAACGTGATGAAGTTATGAAACAAATTGAACAATCACAGAGATATTTGAAGAAACTTGATTATAAAGTTAAGTATTTTGAGGCAGCTTGTAACAATGGATCAGAAGATGGTTTAGAGAATTTTTGTGGTACATTGAAAGCTACTTCAAAAGCTTGTCAATCAATGAATAACTAA
- a CDS encoding TetR/AcrR family transcriptional regulator, with the protein MKKSDIQKEKILEVAQDLFVKKGFEATTTREISRSVDISDGSLYYYFPKGKKQILDLIVQKGMDYREHFVHEIHLDINDLAGFEKLIDSIYEGICELFSNEEGYRSFMITIRERAILSNDQSKWISQILDRLKSSLVISVKSIQDKTKIANDEEIGSLVDTVVSILQRSIYEELIIKNKKIISDDIRDKTMSQIHLLIQLIKK; encoded by the coding sequence ATGAAGAAAAGCGACATCCAAAAAGAAAAAATTTTAGAAGTTGCTCAAGATTTATTTGTTAAAAAAGGCTTCGAAGCCACAACAACTCGTGAAATTAGTCGTTCCGTTGATATATCTGATGGTTCACTTTACTATTATTTTCCAAAGGGTAAGAAACAAATCTTGGATTTAATTGTTCAAAAAGGAATGGATTATCGAGAACATTTCGTTCATGAAATACATCTTGATATAAATGACTTAGCTGGTTTTGAAAAGTTGATTGATAGTATTTATGAAGGAATATGTGAGCTATTCTCAAATGAAGAAGGTTATCGTTCCTTTATGATTACGATTCGAGAGCGTGCAATTTTATCAAATGACCAGTCGAAATGGATTTCCCAAATTTTGGATCGACTGAAGAGCAGTTTAGTTATCAGCGTGAAGTCGATTCAGGATAAAACCAAGATTGCCAATGACGAAGAGATAGGCAGTTTGGTCGATACGGTAGTTTCAATTTTGCAGAGATCTATTTATGAAGAATTAATTATTAAAAATAAAAAAATAATCAGTGATGATATTCGTGATAAAACAATGTCACAGATACATCTACTGATTCAGTTGATTAAAAAATGA
- a CDS encoding Nramp family divalent metal transporter — translation MRDGSETETNKKFVSSSTADNKSLDEINGSIEVPENAGFWKTLMTFTGPGVLIAVGYMDPGNWITSIAGGAQFKYTLLSVVLISSLIAMLLQSMSAKLGIVTGKDLAQLTREKTSKTGGFILWIIAELAIMATDIAEIIGSGIAIKLLFNIPLIVGILITAADVLILLLLMKLGFRKIEAIVATLVTVILLVFLYEVFLAKPSISGIMEGYLPASSIITNKSMLYLSLGIVGATVMPHDLYLGSSISQTRRVDRSNKKDVAKAIKFSTIDSNIQLFLAFIVNSLLLILGAALFYGTNSDLGRFVDLFNALSNKQVVGAIASPILSMLFAIALLSSGQSSTITGTLSGQIIMEGFIRLKMPLWAQRLLTRLLSVTPVLIFAIYYHDNEAKIENLLTFSQVFLSVALPFAIIPLVIFTSDKKLMGDFKNKNWVKYSAWFATIVLIILNVYLIFQTIMGA, via the coding sequence ATGAGGGATGGTAGTGAAACAGAAACAAACAAGAAATTTGTCAGCTCAAGTACAGCTGATAACAAGAGTCTAGATGAAATCAACGGCAGTATTGAAGTGCCGGAAAACGCTGGATTCTGGAAAACATTAATGACCTTTACTGGTCCCGGTGTTTTAATCGCGGTTGGATACATGGATCCTGGTAATTGGATCACATCAATCGCTGGTGGAGCACAATTTAAGTACACACTTTTGTCAGTGGTACTTATCTCCAGTTTGATTGCGATGTTGTTACAATCAATGTCAGCCAAGCTTGGAATCGTCACAGGTAAGGATTTGGCTCAATTGACGCGTGAGAAGACTTCTAAGACCGGAGGATTCATTCTTTGGATAATTGCTGAACTAGCTATTATGGCGACTGATATCGCTGAAATCATCGGTTCTGGTATTGCTATTAAATTGTTGTTCAATATTCCACTGATTGTGGGTATTTTGATTACCGCAGCCGATGTTTTGATTCTGTTGTTGCTAATGAAATTGGGCTTCAGAAAGATTGAAGCTATCGTAGCTACTTTGGTTACAGTTATTTTATTAGTATTTTTATATGAAGTATTTTTAGCTAAGCCAAGTATTTCGGGAATTATGGAAGGTTACTTGCCAGCAAGTAGTATCATTACTAACAAATCAATGCTTTACCTATCATTGGGTATCGTTGGTGCGACTGTTATGCCACATGATTTGTACTTAGGTTCATCAATTTCACAAACTAGAAGAGTTGATCGTAGTAATAAGAAAGACGTTGCTAAGGCAATTAAATTCTCAACAATCGATTCAAATATTCAATTATTCTTAGCTTTTATCGTTAATAGTTTATTGTTAATCTTAGGAGCTGCATTGTTCTATGGTACTAACAGTGATTTGGGACGTTTCGTTGATTTGTTCAATGCATTGAGCAACAAGCAAGTCGTTGGTGCAATCGCCAGTCCAATCTTGAGTATGTTATTCGCCATCGCACTGTTGTCATCAGGTCAAAGTTCAACTATTACAGGAACACTTTCCGGACAAATCATCATGGAAGGTTTCATCAGATTAAAGATGCCACTTTGGGCACAACGTTTGTTAACAAGACTTTTGTCAGTAACACCAGTTTTGATTTTCGCCATTTACTATCATGATAATGAAGCTAAAATTGAAAATCTTTTAACTTTCTCACAAGTATTCTTGAGTGTAGCGTTGCCATTTGCCATCATTCCACTAGTTATTTTCACAAGTGATAAGAAGTTGATGGGAGATTTCAAGAATAAGAATTGGGTTAAATACAGTGCCTGGTTCGCAACAATCGTCTTAATCATCTTGAATGTTTATCTTATTTTCCAAACAATAATGGGAGCCTAG
- the glnA gene encoding type I glutamate--ammonia ligase, which translates to MQHYTAEDITKMVNDENVEFICLMFTDINGIIKNVEVPVSQLDKVLANKITFDGSSIDGFTRIEESDMLLHPDLSTWLIFPWGEEHGKVARLICDIYKTDGTPFEGDPRVNLKRIIKKMRDMGYTNFNIGPEPEFFLFNTDEHGNPTLHLNDDGSYFDFSPVDLGVNVRKDIVLGLEKMGFEVEASHHEVAPGQQEIDFKYEDALSAADSIETFKLVVKTIAKEHGLYATFMPKPMQGINGSGMHINMSLFNGEDNIFDDENDMLSDTAKKFLSGILKHARALTAVNNPTVNSYKRLVPGYEAPTYIAWSSKNRSPLVRVPAAKGKSKRIEMRSVDPTTNPYLAIACILDAGLDGIKSDYDLMPEVKDNIYEMSEDKRREEGIVDLPSTLHNSLKALRKDEYVQQSLGKGLTNSFFAAKNAEWARYQQTVSQWERDTYMSQY; encoded by the coding sequence GTGCAACATTATACTGCAGAAGATATTACAAAAATGGTTAACGATGAAAACGTTGAATTTATCTGTCTAATGTTTACAGATATCAACGGAATCATTAAGAACGTTGAAGTTCCTGTTTCTCAACTAGATAAGGTTCTAGCAAACAAGATTACTTTTGATGGTTCATCAATCGATGGTTTCACACGTATTGAAGAAAGTGATATGCTACTACATCCCGACTTATCAACATGGTTGATTTTCCCATGGGGTGAAGAACATGGGAAGGTTGCTCGTTTGATTTGTGATATTTACAAGACAGACGGCACACCATTTGAAGGTGATCCTCGTGTAAACTTGAAGAGAATCATCAAGAAGATGCGTGACATGGGCTACACTAACTTTAATATCGGACCAGAACCAGAATTCTTCTTATTCAATACAGATGAACATGGTAATCCAACACTTCACCTTAATGATGATGGTAGTTACTTCGACTTTTCACCAGTTGATTTAGGTGTAAATGTTCGTAAGGATATCGTTCTCGGACTTGAAAAGATGGGCTTTGAAGTTGAAGCTAGTCACCATGAAGTTGCACCAGGACAACAAGAAATTGACTTTAAGTACGAAGATGCTTTGTCAGCTGCGGACAGTATCGAAACATTCAAGCTTGTTGTTAAGACAATTGCTAAAGAACATGGTTTGTATGCCACATTTATGCCAAAGCCAATGCAAGGTATCAATGGTTCAGGTATGCACATTAACATGTCATTATTTAACGGCGAGGACAATATCTTTGACGATGAAAACGATATGTTGTCAGATACAGCCAAGAAATTCTTGAGTGGTATTTTGAAACATGCTCGTGCCTTGACTGCTGTCAATAATCCAACAGTTAACTCATATAAACGTTTAGTACCAGGCTATGAAGCACCAACTTACATTGCTTGGTCAAGTAAGAACCGTTCACCACTTGTACGTGTACCTGCTGCTAAAGGTAAGTCAAAACGTATTGAAATGAGAAGTGTTGATCCAACAACTAACCCATACTTAGCAATCGCATGTATCCTTGATGCCGGTCTTGATGGTATTAAGAGCGATTACGATTTGATGCCAGAAGTTAAAGATAATATCTACGAAATGTCAGAAGACAAACGTCGTGAAGAAGGTATTGTCGATCTTCCTTCAACTTTACACAACTCCTTGAAAGCACTACGTAAAGATGAATATGTTCAACAATCACTTGGTAAGGGTCTAACAAACAGTTTCTTCGCTGCCAAGAATGCTGAATGGGCTAGATACCAACAAACAGTTTCCCAATGGGAACGTGATACTTATATGTCACAATATTAA
- the guaC gene encoding GMP reductase, producing MQVFDYEDIQLIPNKCIVDSRSECNTEIKFGPKTFKIPVVPANMQTIIDEKLAEKLAANDYFYVMHRFEPETRVDFIKDMNQKGLFTSISVGIKKDEFKFIDSLVAEHLKPDYITIDVAHGHSDRVIEMIKYIKTNLPESFLIAGNVGTPEGVRELENAGADATKVGIGPGKVCITKLKTGFGTGGWQLAAVRLCAKAASKPIIADGGVRNDGDIAKSIRFGADMVMIGSLLAGHKESPGKIIEKDGQKFKAYFGSASQFQKGEYKNVEGKRMLVPYKGEIMDTLTEMQQDLQSSISYAGGKDLKSLRKVDYVIVKNSIYNGDVY from the coding sequence ATGCAAGTATTTGATTATGAAGATATTCAACTAATACCGAATAAATGTATCGTCGATAGTCGTTCAGAATGTAATACTGAGATCAAATTTGGTCCAAAAACATTTAAAATTCCGGTTGTCCCTGCCAATATGCAGACAATCATCGATGAAAAGCTGGCTGAAAAATTAGCTGCGAACGATTATTTTTACGTTATGCATCGTTTTGAACCCGAAACACGTGTTGATTTCATTAAAGATATGAATCAAAAAGGATTATTTACTTCCATCAGCGTTGGTATCAAAAAGGACGAATTTAAATTCATTGATTCCCTTGTTGCTGAACACTTAAAGCCCGATTACATTACCATTGACGTGGCTCACGGTCACAGTGATCGTGTCATCGAAATGATTAAATATATCAAAACAAACCTACCTGAATCTTTTCTAATCGCCGGTAACGTTGGTACTCCTGAAGGTGTACGCGAGTTGGAAAATGCCGGAGCTGACGCAACTAAAGTCGGAATCGGACCTGGTAAAGTATGCATCACTAAATTAAAGACAGGTTTCGGTACTGGTGGTTGGCAATTAGCTGCTGTAAGACTCTGTGCCAAAGCCGCAAGTAAGCCCATCATCGCTGACGGTGGCGTTAGAAATGACGGCGACATCGCCAAATCTATCCGTTTTGGAGCTGATATGGTCATGATTGGTTCCCTACTAGCTGGTCATAAAGAATCACCCGGCAAAATTATTGAAAAAGATGGTCAAAAATTCAAAGCATACTTCGGTTCAGCTTCACAATTTCAAAAAGGTGAATACAAGAACGTTGAAGGAAAACGTATGTTAGTTCCATATAAAGGCGAAATCATGGATACATTGACTGAGATGCAACAAGATTTACAATCATCAATTTCCTACGCCGGTGGCAAAGATCTCAAATCCCTTCGTAAAGTAGATTACGTAATCGTAAAGAACTCTATTTACAATGGTGATGTTTACTAA
- a CDS encoding glycosyltransferase family 2 protein, which yields MKDQLISIVLPVFNEEAGIQATIDTLLNYIEQQEEKYELIFVDDGSQDKSVRIIKRALEQHDNIKLVEFSRNFGHQLAITAGLQYTKGDAVVVMDADLQDPPEVIPQMIKKWNEGYEIVYGKRMQRDGETFFKKFTAKMFYRTFKKLATIDMPLDTGDFRLMDRKAIHQLLKLHEQDPFVRGQVTWIGFKQTSVQYHRQERLAGETKYPLSKMVKLALDGITSFSMKPLQFVNIFSIVPLVSGVFSLGYMIASGSFSLAGVGVTILLFTLGLLMLSIGILGSYLGRVLDQVNNRPRFIVSKTEGFEERNKGIHHFTTRQMNN from the coding sequence ATGAAAGATCAATTAATTTCAATCGTCCTACCAGTTTTTAATGAAGAGGCTGGGATTCAAGCGACGATTGATACGTTATTAAATTATATCGAACAACAAGAAGAGAAATATGAACTAATATTCGTTGATGATGGATCACAGGATAAATCAGTTCGAATTATCAAACGTGCACTTGAACAACACGATAATATTAAGTTGGTCGAGTTTTCCCGTAACTTTGGACATCAACTGGCCATTACCGCTGGTTTGCAATATACCAAAGGGGATGCCGTTGTCGTTATGGATGCTGACTTGCAAGACCCTCCAGAAGTCATTCCGCAAATGATTAAGAAGTGGAATGAAGGTTATGAAATTGTCTATGGCAAGCGAATGCAACGTGATGGTGAGACATTTTTCAAGAAATTCACTGCTAAAATGTTCTATCGGACGTTCAAGAAGTTAGCCACGATTGACATGCCACTTGATACTGGTGATTTTCGACTAATGGATAGAAAAGCTATTCATCAATTGTTGAAATTGCATGAACAAGATCCATTTGTCCGTGGACAAGTTACTTGGATTGGTTTCAAGCAGACTAGTGTGCAATATCACCGTCAAGAGCGCCTTGCTGGTGAAACAAAGTATCCACTTTCCAAAATGGTTAAGTTAGCCTTGGACGGAATTACGTCTTTCTCAATGAAACCATTGCAATTCGTCAATATTTTTTCAATCGTGCCATTGGTCAGTGGTGTTTTCTCACTTGGCTATATGATTGCAAGTGGAAGTTTTAGTTTAGCTGGTGTCGGCGTAACGATTCTCTTGTTTACATTAGGATTATTGATGCTATCGATTGGAATTTTAGGCAGTTACTTAGGCCGTGTTTTGGATCAAGTCAACAATCGTCCTAGATTTATCGTTAGCAAGACTGAAGGGTTCGAAGAACGAAATAAAGGAATCCATCATTTTACCACTCGCCAGATGAATAATTAA
- a CDS encoding glycosyltransferase family 39 protein, with the protein MMESKESTRVQKNEKFSFFNKLRNIKYDYWLIAILILAAFLYAWNIWEAGEANSFYTAAIVSMTKSFKNFWYASFDPAGFITVDKPPVALWFMTISAKIFGVHGWSVVLPSILFGIGSVYLIYNLVSKRFGRIPARIASLIMTLTPIVVADSRTNNMDATLVFFLLLSIWFVQKAVLKEQQRYLWIGFALMGFSFNIKMLQAFMISPALYLYYWLAAKVNWKKKLVHLSIATIFLAVFTLFWPLSVDMTNSSSRPYEGGSETNSALELAFGYNGTQRLLGQTTGTGGAFPGMGNSSSKKGNNKSMTPPSGSRSKKPSGMKSSSNAPTTPSGSKKSANGMPPAKPSGSAKGGPGGTKATGGGNGTGGAGGGAFNIGTAGPFRLLQKELGPQISWLMLLAVFGVISSYIYYRDPKKKWYSLNNQRKELWLWLGWMVPVAGFFSVASFFHPYYTIMLAPAMAVLAGVGIYTMIKQWREKSIWSMLLPVSILSTSILQAWYLTDYYPTLAWVLLIAGIIISIPLFVLPWIAIRLKNKRVWPIAALIIVMLAPTWWSLTPTLAGSSDGIPSAGPSLLSAAGGGGGMGDSKVDSTLLKYLEKHQGNAEYLFATDDSSTAAPYIISTGKAVMAMGGFNGTDNAITLKQFKKLVKEGKIKYYYSGGKTGGNNSEIVSWIKKHAKKVKLSNSSSTATNNSSSVTVASEVSSASTTGQAPSGTAPGSSGSSSSSTPPAKPSGSNSGQAPSGTAPSGTKAPSGTKAPTGKKKLTKAQLKKMKAQMKKSGKSGTPSMGGGMGGPGGQSGTLYDLSSIYK; encoded by the coding sequence ATGATGGAATCAAAAGAATCCACACGTGTTCAGAAAAATGAAAAATTTAGTTTTTTCAATAAGTTAAGAAATATTAAGTATGATTACTGGTTAATTGCCATTTTGATCCTGGCAGCATTCTTGTATGCTTGGAACATTTGGGAGGCAGGGGAAGCTAATAGCTTCTACACCGCTGCAATTGTCAGTATGACGAAAAGTTTTAAAAATTTCTGGTATGCCAGTTTTGATCCTGCGGGGTTCATTACAGTTGATAAGCCTCCGGTAGCTCTCTGGTTTATGACTATCAGTGCCAAAATTTTTGGTGTACATGGTTGGAGTGTCGTTTTACCGTCGATTCTCTTTGGAATTGGCTCGGTATATTTGATCTACAATCTGGTGTCAAAACGTTTTGGTAGAATTCCAGCTCGAATTGCGTCCTTGATTATGACTCTAACACCAATCGTGGTAGCTGATTCCAGAACTAATAATATGGATGCCACTTTAGTGTTCTTCCTATTGTTGTCAATCTGGTTTGTGCAAAAAGCTGTGTTAAAGGAGCAGCAACGTTATCTTTGGATTGGATTTGCCTTAATGGGCTTTTCATTCAATATCAAAATGTTACAAGCTTTCATGATTTCGCCGGCACTATACCTTTATTATTGGTTAGCAGCGAAAGTCAATTGGAAGAAGAAATTGGTACACTTATCAATTGCAACAATTTTTCTAGCGGTCTTCACCTTATTCTGGCCTTTGTCAGTTGATATGACTAATTCAAGTAGTCGTCCTTATGAAGGTGGTTCGGAAACAAACTCAGCTTTGGAATTGGCCTTTGGATATAACGGTACCCAACGTTTACTTGGTCAAACTACTGGTACTGGTGGAGCTTTTCCTGGTATGGGTAACAGTTCTTCTAAAAAGGGCAACAATAAATCAATGACGCCGCCAAGTGGCAGTAGGTCTAAGAAACCTAGTGGTATGAAGTCTTCAAGTAATGCTCCAACAACTCCAAGTGGATCAAAGAAATCTGCTAATGGAATGCCTCCAGCTAAGCCATCTGGTTCAGCCAAAGGTGGACCTGGAGGAACTAAAGCAACTGGTGGTGGAAATGGTACAGGTGGTGCCGGTGGCGGTGCCTTTAATATTGGTACAGCTGGACCATTCAGATTGCTTCAAAAAGAATTGGGACCTCAAATTAGTTGGTTGATGTTACTGGCAGTTTTTGGCGTAATTTCTAGTTACATTTACTATCGAGACCCTAAGAAAAAATGGTATTCGCTTAATAATCAAAGAAAAGAACTCTGGCTATGGCTTGGTTGGATGGTTCCAGTAGCGGGATTCTTCTCCGTTGCCAGTTTCTTCCATCCATATTACACAATCATGTTAGCTCCAGCGATGGCAGTTTTAGCCGGAGTTGGAATTTATACCATGATTAAGCAGTGGCGTGAAAAGTCAATTTGGTCAATGCTTTTACCAGTTTCGATTTTGTCGACAAGTATTTTGCAAGCTTGGTATTTGACGGATTATTATCCAACATTAGCTTGGGTATTGTTGATTGCCGGGATCATTATCTCAATTCCACTGTTCGTATTGCCTTGGATTGCCATTCGTCTAAAGAACAAACGCGTTTGGCCGATAGCCGCCTTGATTATCGTCATGTTGGCTCCAACGTGGTGGTCATTAACTCCAACTTTAGCTGGCTCAAGTGACGGTATTCCAAGTGCTGGTCCATCATTATTATCAGCCGCAGGTGGTGGCGGTGGCATGGGAGATTCCAAAGTGGATTCAACTTTGCTTAAATATCTTGAAAAACATCAAGGTAATGCTGAATACTTATTCGCAACCGATGATTCAAGTACCGCTGCACCATATATTATTTCTACCGGTAAAGCTGTTATGGCAATGGGTGGATTTAACGGAACTGATAATGCGATTACTTTGAAGCAATTTAAGAAACTTGTTAAAGAAGGCAAGATTAAGTATTACTATTCCGGTGGTAAAACTGGTGGTAATAATAGCGAGATTGTTTCATGGATCAAGAAACATGCCAAGAAAGTTAAATTATCTAATAGTAGTAGTACTGCAACGAATAACTCCAGTTCAGTTACTGTAGCTTCAGAAGTAAGTTCTGCAAGTACAACTGGACAAGCTCCAAGTGGAACAGCTCCTGGCTCATCCGGTTCAAGTTCTAGTTCAACACCACCTGCTAAGCCAAGTGGTTCTAACAGTGGTCAAGCTCCTTCAGGAACAGCACCTAGTGGCACCAAAGCACCATCTGGTACTAAGGCACCAACAGGTAAGAAGAAGTTGACTAAAGCACAACTCAAGAAAATGAAAGCACAAATGAAGAAATCCGGTAAATCTGGTACACCATCAATGGGTGGTGGCATGGGTGGACCTGGTGGTCAGTCAGGTACACTTTACGATTTATCAAGTATCTACAAGTAG
- a CDS encoding response regulator transcription factor has translation MSNNIRILVVEDDENLANNIASFLSDFSEVDIENDGLSGKFAATEDVYDLIILDIMLPEMNGYDVLKNIRNDKINTPVLILTAKAEIDDKIHGFNLGADDYLTKPFHREELQARVKALLKRSGILADDSILKIKNLEVNLNNHEIDAAGEQIALNGKEYDLLVYLLQNKNTILTKDQIFERIWGFDSDTSITVVEVYMSNLRKKLRPSKNDNLIKTIRNVGYIFQDDTEN, from the coding sequence ATGTCAAATAACATTAGAATTTTGGTAGTTGAGGATGATGAAAACTTAGCTAATAATATTGCTTCCTTCCTATCTGATTTTTCTGAAGTCGATATTGAAAACGATGGTCTTAGTGGTAAATTTGCGGCTACCGAAGATGTCTACGATTTAATAATTTTGGATATCATGTTGCCAGAAATGAACGGTTATGATGTGCTGAAAAATATTCGTAACGATAAAATTAATACACCTGTTTTAATCTTGACTGCCAAAGCTGAAATTGACGATAAAATCCATGGTTTCAACCTTGGAGCTGACGATTATCTGACTAAGCCCTTCCACCGTGAGGAGTTGCAAGCTCGTGTTAAGGCGCTCTTGAAACGGAGTGGTATCTTAGCTGATGATTCAATCTTAAAAATTAAAAATCTTGAAGTAAATTTGAATAACCATGAGATTGACGCTGCTGGCGAACAAATTGCACTCAATGGTAAGGAATATGATTTATTAGTTTATTTATTGCAAAATAAAAATACTATTCTAACTAAAGACCAAATTTTCGAACGTATCTGGGGCTTTGACTCTGACACATCAATTACCGTTGTTGAAGTGTATATGAGTAATTTGCGCAAAAAGCTACGTCCTTCAAAGAATGATAATTTAATCAAGACGATTAGAAATGTTGGGTATATTTTCCAAGATGACACAGAAAACTAG
- a CDS encoding sensor histidine kinase, with the protein MLGIFSKMTQKTRQNKITRRQQFKLFLSIMGAFAILFLTLGIIIFNLFQSSTYHSIDKDIRNQVTAIQKQPNMAKRVGPALNHQMNKNKKPDPKAPFQASILVFDDKGKLLNKTSLGNRYSVLKNIKLRKKNVNVKQTLLVNKMSFRSILIKVSKKNNNPMYAGNYILIMQNIDTQIQAINNFEEILIITFFIFWIIALVISYFLARINMLPIVKSWKQQTEFVNDAAHELRTPLTIIQGKLEYMLTKPNKTILDEAEAISVSLDEVSRLNSLTNNLLVLARSDSATTKYNFEMTTPDFFLKDPIEPFKDIINSQSKVFQINLYHTPTLYLDRDKIKQLLIILLDNATKYTPKNGTIKIYDQVEGAKYQLVISDTGIGINDKDKDKIFGRFYRVDKSRNSNSGGHGLGLAIAKQIVDIHHGHIFVRDNLPQGSEFVVELPIKHN; encoded by the coding sequence ATGTTGGGTATATTTTCCAAGATGACACAGAAAACTAGACAAAATAAAATCACCCGCCGCCAGCAATTTAAACTCTTTCTATCAATCATGGGCGCCTTTGCGATTCTCTTTTTGACACTTGGGATTATCATTTTCAACCTCTTCCAGTCATCAACTTATCACAGCATTGATAAGGATATCCGTAACCAAGTCACTGCCATTCAAAAGCAACCGAATATGGCAAAACGAGTTGGCCCTGCTCTCAACCACCAAATGAATAAAAATAAAAAACCAGACCCCAAAGCTCCATTTCAAGCTTCGATTCTGGTTTTTGATGATAAAGGCAAATTACTAAACAAGACTAGCCTTGGTAATCGCTATTCTGTTCTAAAAAATATTAAATTACGTAAAAAAAACGTTAACGTGAAACAAACATTGCTCGTCAATAAAATGAGTTTTCGTTCAATATTGATTAAGGTTTCTAAAAAGAACAATAATCCCATGTATGCCGGTAATTATATTCTAATCATGCAGAATATTGATACACAAATCCAAGCAATTAATAACTTTGAAGAAATATTAATTATTACTTTCTTTATATTCTGGATCATTGCTCTGGTTATTTCTTACTTCCTAGCTCGTATCAATATGTTGCCGATTGTTAAATCGTGGAAGCAGCAAACTGAATTCGTCAACGACGCTGCCCATGAATTGCGTACGCCACTGACAATTATTCAGGGAAAGTTGGAGTACATGCTGACGAAGCCAAATAAAACTATTCTTGATGAAGCCGAAGCAATCTCTGTTTCATTGGATGAAGTTAGCCGACTAAACTCATTGACCAATAATCTATTAGTTTTGGCTCGTTCGGATTCAGCTACCACGAAGTATAATTTTGAAATGACTACGCCAGACTTTTTCTTAAAAGATCCTATTGAACCTTTCAAGGATATCATCAATTCTCAATCAAAAGTCTTTCAAATCAACCTTTATCACACACCGACACTTTATTTGGACCGTGATAAAATTAAGCAATTATTGATCATTCTTTTGGATAACGCCACCAAATACACGCCTAAAAATGGCACTATTAAGATTTACGATCAGGTTGAAGGTGCAAAATATCAACTTGTTATTTCCGATACCGGTATTGGTATTAACGACAAAGATAAAGATAAGATTTTTGGACGTTTCTATCGAGTTGATAAATCACGTAATAGCAATAGCGGTGGTCACGGCTTGGGTCTAGCCATCGCCAAACAAATCGTCGATATCCACCACGGACACATTTTTGTACGCGATAATTTGCCTCAAGGCAGTGAATTCGTCGTTGAACTTCCAATCAAACACAACTAA
- a CDS encoding ASCH domain-containing protein, which translates to MDKEKIKKYWFDFLKDKNPLDYPLGDITLFGGDDPDTLAQLVYKGTKTATTSSYALYEPTEYMPQVGDYNIILDGQENPLCITKTLVTEVVPFNQVSAEHAYHEGEDSRTLEEWRKVHEHFFREEYKEFGQEFTFDMPCLCEVFERIY; encoded by the coding sequence ATGGATAAAGAAAAAATTAAAAAATACTGGTTCGACTTTTTAAAAGACAAGAATCCACTTGACTACCCTCTAGGCGACATCACGCTCTTTGGTGGCGATGATCCTGACACATTGGCCCAATTAGTTTACAAAGGCACTAAAACTGCCACTACCTCTTCATACGCTCTGTACGAACCAACAGAATACATGCCTCAAGTTGGTGACTACAACATTATTTTAGACGGTCAAGAAAATCCACTCTGTATTACGAAAACACTTGTAACTGAAGTTGTCCCTTTCAATCAAGTCAGTGCTGAGCATGCTTACCATGAAGGTGAAGATTCACGGACGCTGGAAGAATGGCGCAAAGTTCATGAACATTTCTTTAGAGAAGAATATAAAGAATTTGGTCAAGAATTTACTTTCGATATGCCCTGCTTGTGTGAAGTATTTGAACGTATATATTAA